The Collibacillus ludicampi region GAGAGAAAGAAGTCGAGAGCGCGTTGGCACAGATTGGATCCCATTCCGTGGAAGAACGCTTGCAAGGAAAAAAAATTGTACTGATAAATCTGAACCACTCGAATATCGACTTTCTCGTGCAGATTTTACATACGGCAGGCGCGGAGATTCAAGGAACGATCAGCGTAAAAGATCCTTCGGTGTTTACGCCTGGTAGCAGTAGCAAAGAATTCGTACAGGCTTTCGCGATCGATGACAACCCAAGAAATGTACAGGTGTTCGCACAGGCTGCGGAAACTTTGGCGAATGAACTTTGCGGGGAAACGGACGGGCATTGGATCGAAAACATGGTATCACATGGCTGGTTGGAACGATTCGGTACTTTCGGAACATCCCCGGATGCTGTCATCGTTGTCGGAGGGGCTACGCAAGAAACCCAGGGGCGTGTACGTGCGTTCGATATCCCATTGATTCAAACGCTCTGCAGAAAAGGAGTGAAAATCATCGGCGTGGAGAGGGGAGACGCTCCCGTATCGACGTTAGACAGTTATGCGGAACAAGGAATCTCTACTGTCGATTCGGTGAACGAGACAATTGGCGGTGTGGCGCTCGTCGATGTGATTAATGGAGCGAAGGGACATTTCGGAGCAAGACGAACGGCGGAAACCCTTCTGCCTGATGTTTCACAAAAAAGGGAGGCATTACGATGAGAGTGAGTGTATTGATTCCTGCCTTTAATGAAGGGGATCGCATTGGCCCAACCATTCGGGCGGCGCGAGCAGTGGATGAAGTAAGCGAAATTATCGTTGTGGATGATGGTTCTGCGGATGACACGGAAAAACAAGCACGCAAGGCGGGCGCACGGGTGATCCGTCATTCCCGCAATTACGGAAAGGGAGCCGCCTTGTATTCGGCGATCGGCGCTTCTACGGGAGACGTTCTTGTTTTCTTAGATGCCGATGTGGGGGAACATGCCACAGAGATCGTAAAATTAATCACTCCCATTGCACAAGGGCGCGCGGATATGACGATCGCGAAGTTCCCGGCTTCAGATGTTAAGAGCGGATGGGGATGGGTGAAAGGGCTTGCAAAAAAAGGAATCTTTCATCTGGCATCGCTGGAAGTGGAAGCGCCCCTCTCAGGACAAAGGGCACTGCGGCGTGAAGTGCTTTCTGTTCTCGGTTCACTTTCGTCCGGGTACGGGGTAGAGGTCGGGATGACAATCGATGCAGCAAAAGGTGGATACCGCATCCTTGAAGTCCCTGTCGAAATGAAACATCGCGACTATGGGAGGAATTGGAGGGGTGTTCTTCATCGTGGACGGCAATTTTTGCATGTAGCAATCGCACTTGCGGAAAGGTGGGCTTTAAGATGACGGTTGTGCCCAACAAGGAGTTTACGCTGCTTGCCTTACTCGTATTCGGAATCGGTTATGGCATGACGCGCATGATGATCCCTTTCGCTCGTAAACGGTTTGTGCAAGCTGGATGGGTTCGTGAAAATTGGCAAAAGAAATCGATTCCCTCGGGAGTCGGTTTCGTTTGCGCCGTTCCATTTCTGCTTTTTGGAGTGCTGCTGATCCGTTTTAGTACCTACTTCCCCGTGATTCCTGTGAATGAATATTCGGCGCTTTTGATCTGGTCTTCAGGAATGACGCTGTTCGGCTGGTTGGATGATCGCTTCGGCACCCGAGATGTAGGGGGCTTCCTTGGCCATCTCCGCAAACTCATGATTGAAGGGGAAATGACGACAGGTTTGTTAAAAGCGATCGGAGGTGCAGCTCTATCGCTTGGAGTGGCCATCCTTTTAAACCGTGAAGGGTACGTCGTTCTGATCGACGGAATGACGATGGCATTGATGGCTAACGCAATTAACTTGTTGGATGTAAAACCTGGACGGGCGATCAAAGGCGTTATCTTAGTTGGAATTTCCATATTGATCGTCAGCCGGTCTGTTGATATCCTGCTTCCGCTTTTGCTTCTATTTGGTGTGATTTTGGCTTTCTTCCCGGCCGATATGGCTGGCCAAGTGATGTTGGGTGATACAGGAGCCAATTTTCTCGGTGCTGTGCTAGGGTTTCTGCTGGTGCGCATGCTTGATGTTCCCGAAACCTGTATGTTACTTGCGGGATTGATGCTTTTCCACATCTATACGGAGTTTCATTCTCTTTCAGAACTTATAGAAAACAATCGGTTTCTGCGATGGCTCGATGAATGGGGGAGGGGACAGAGTGATCAAGAGAATGATGATCAGCAGGTAGCGTAATCCTTATTGTGTTTTCAGCGATTCACCTAAGGCTGAGAACATTCTTGAGAGTGATGTCCTCCTTTAGTAAGAATGCTTCAAGTATGCACGTACGATTGATTCATTTGTGATATAATTATTATAAATCGGACTACTTTGAAAATGTGTAGTTTGGTGGGCGTATGCTTTGCGTTCTCGCTCCGTGGAGGTCGTCTCGCATGGAATCATAATCAAATGTTGCGAGACGACCTCCAAAGTCGCTGTCTCACGCAAAGCATTACGCCCACATAAAGACATTTTTCATTATCTGATGGTACCGCCCTTGAGGAAAGGTAGATGACTGTGGAAAGGGGAGCTGCTCGAATGGCCGAAAATGTGCGCCCAGAACTTCATGAAGAATTATTTAATCATCTGCAAGGAGAGAAGATAGTCCTGCTTGCAACGATTGATCACGAAACGGGGGCGCCGAATGTGACGGCGATCTCCTGGTTGGTGGCGACCGATCCGAGAACGCTTCGTTTCGCGATTGACCCGCGATCACGCGTAGTACAAAACATCAATAAGGAGAATCGTGTAACTGTAGCCGTTCTAGGTGCGGGATCCGCATTCGCCATTTCGGGGAGGGCTTTCGTGGAAGAAGAGAAAATGGAAGGCGTTTCACTTAAGATGGTTCGTGCGGAAATCTCCATCGAAGAGGTGCGTGAAGTCATGTTCTATGGAGGGAAGTTAACAGTTGAGCCCGCGTATGAGAAAACATACGACCCGAAACTTGCGGAAAAATTTGATTCGGAAGTTTATACAGCGCTACGGAAGGCATAATGGAAGATAGAGAGAAGTTAAGGCCTTTCTCGATTGAAGGATAGGCGTGTAAGGAGGGTTTTTCATGGAGAAACCATTTCACTTCCCGCTTACGATGAAAAACGGGCGGGTCTACGACTCCGCTGGAAAAGATATTACGGAAGCCTATCAACGGTATAAACAAGAGGAGACGGCGGAAAAGCTTGCGGCGGCATTTGAGGAACTGGCCCGAGTCAAAGCGGAAGGCCATGAAACCCGTCGCCTGTTATTTATCGATACCGCATATAAATATGCGGCCGTAGTGGAAACATTCGTTGGTGATGACTTGTCTGAACGGCTGGGACTTTCTTATGCGGGACAAGTGAAGGAGAATGAGGACGGAACTTGGGGGCTCGGCAAGCTGAACCGCATGCTTCTCCCACTCGAAAGCCTTCCTCAGTTGTACAGTTATGTTGCGAAAGGATATCTGACAATCTCCATGGCTGAGCAGGCGTGGGACCAACGAAACGCATCGATCTTCGTGATCAAACCCGCACAGTAAACGTGTGGGCTTTTTTTATGTGAGAAATCCCCCGTTGGGCGAGATCACCTGGCCCGTTAAAAAAGAGGATGATGGCTCTGCCAGAAAACGAACGACAGATGCGATGTCTGCAGGAGTACCGAGACGTCCGACCGCCGTTTCCTCTACCAGTGCTTCCCGCTCTTCTTCACGCAAGTGTGAAATCATATCTGTATCGATCGCCCCTGGAGCCACAGCATTCACGGTGATTCCCGAAGGACCTACTTCTTTCGCCAGCGCTTTGGTGAAAGCGATCAGTCCGCCTTTCGACGCGGAATATGCGACTTCGCAAGAACCCCCCGCAATCCCCCAGATCGAAGAGATATTGATGATCCTTCCGTAATGATTATGCAGCATGTGCGGGATCACTTCTTTCGCACATAAATATGCAGCCTTCAGGTTGGTGTCAATGATGGCGTCCCATTCCTCTTCGCTCGTGTCAATGAGCAGACGGGTGGAAGAAATGCCGGCATTGTTTACGAGTATCGACGGTTTTCCTAAATATAGACATGTTGTTTGAATCAATTGTTTTACGTCCTGTGACTTTGTGACGTCAGCCTGGGCGGCGAGCGCTTGCACTCCATACTGCTTGCAATGTTTGGCGACCTGTTCGGCAGCTTCTTGCGAACGCAGGTAGTTCACGGCAACGTGTGCACCGCTTTGGGCGAGCGCCAAGCATATCGCTTTGCCGATTCCGCGGGAACCGCCCGTAACGATGGCCACTTGTCCGTCAAGCGGGCGTAGGTTATGAACGAGATTACGTGACACTGGAATAACCTCCTTATGTACGATCATAACATGAACCGTTCAGTCGATCCACGAAGAAGGAATTTTTTTTATTGTCGTAGAACTAAAGTTAATGGTATCTTTAAGAATAGAACAACATAGTGGAGAGAGGAGTGCACGGGAGACATGTTCAAGAAGATCCTGATTGCAAACCGCGGAGAAATCGCAGTACGCATCATGCGGACTTGTATGTCATTAGGCGTCCAAACGGTTGGTATATACTCGGAAGCCGATAAAGATTCTCCTCATGTCGCCATGGCTAATGAGGCCTATCTTATCGGAGGTCCACGCGTGAACGAGAGTTATCTCAACATCGAGAAAATAGTGGAAGTGGCCAAAACTGCCGGAGTGGATGCGATTCATCCGGGATACGGGCTCTTGTCGGAAAATGCTTCGTTTGCGAAGCGTTGCCAGGAAGAAGGTATTACGTTTATCGGACCGAGTCCGGAAGTGATAGCGAAGATGGGATCGAAGATCGAATCGCGTAAAGTGATGGAAGAGATCGGTGTCCCCGTCGTCCCGGGTATCACACACCCTCTCTCCGATGTGGAAGAAGCGGTACAGGTTGCAGAGTCGTTCGGTTATCCCGTCATGTTGAAAGCTTCAGCTGGCGGCGGAGGGATCGGCATGCAATTGGTTCATGACGAAGAGGAATTGCGAAAAGTTTTTGCCGGCAATCAGAAAAGGGCGACCGATTTCTTTGGTGACGGTGCGATGTATATTGAGAAGGCGATCGTTAACCCGCGACACATCGAAATTCAGGTGCTCGCCGATCAACACGGAAACGCCGTGTACTTGTGGGAGCGCGAGTGTTCCATTCAGCGGCGAAACCAGAAAGTCGTCGAAGAAGCACCGTCTCCATTTGTTGATGACGAGTTGCGACGCCGCATGGGTGAAGCGGCCATGAAAGCGGTTCATGCGTTGCATTATACGAGCGCCGGTACGATTGAATTCCTCGTAGACGAAAATAAAAATTTTTATTTTCTAGAGATGAATACCCGTTTGCAAGTGGAGCATCCGGTCACAGAAGAGATCACCGGAATGGATTTGGTGGAACAAATGGTACGTATTGCCTGCGGGGAATCCCTGGGATTTACGCAGGAAGATGTCAAAAGGGAAGGGCATGCGATCGAAGTGCGTATTTACGCAGAAGACCCGAAAACGTTTTTTCCATCCCCCGGAACGATTACCAAGTTGGTCTTACCACAAGGGGAAGGGATTCGTCATGAACTCGCGGTGAGCGAACGCTCGGTCGTCTCTCCGTTTTACGATCCGATGATTGCTAAATGTATCGTCAAAGGCCGCGACCGCAAAGAAGCAATCGAAAAATTGCAAGAAGCGCTCGCCGCATACGAAGTGGAAGGAATCAAAACGAACATCCCGATGTTACGTGAAGTGGCGGCACATCCTGCTTTTCTGAACGGGGATACAACGACCCAATTTGTGACACAACATGTAACAGGAAAGAAATGATGAAAGAAGGAGATGAATGCGATGAGTCAAATCACAGCTTCAATGGCAGGAAATGTATGGAAGGTGCTTGTTCAAGTAGGGGAATCTGTAGAAGAGGGACAAGATGTCGTCATTCTTGAATCGATGAAAATGGAAATTCCCATTGCAGCTGAAACCAGTGGAATCGTTAAAGAAGTGAAGACAGCCGAAGGTGATTTCGTCAATGAAGGGGATGTATTGATCGAGTTGGAATAAGTAAGCGTTCAAGAAAGGGATCAGACAAGAGAAGAAAATACCGGTGAGGAGATGGGGTTACAGTGAAATGGCCGGAGAAAGTCGTTGTGAGAGAAGTAGGTCCAAGGGACGGTCTGCAAAATGAAAAAAAATTTATCGCTACTGCTGACAAAATTGACTGGATCAATCTCTTGTCGGAAACGGGGCTTACGCATATTGAAATCACTTCCTTTGTGAATCCGAAGTGGATTCCTCCCCTCTCCGACGCCTTTGAAGTGGCGCAAGGGATCAAGCGAGTGCCGGGTGTCATATACAGTGCGCTCGTCCCCAATCGCAAAGGATTGGAAAGAGCATTGGAAGCAGATCTTGATGAAATCGCCGTGTTTATGTCTGCCAGTGAAACACACAATCGAAAAAATATCAATAAAGATATCGCTTCCACATTTCCGGTATTGAGAGAAGTGGTTGAAGAGGCATTGCGGGCAGGAAAACGAGTGCTCGGATACGTATCTACCGTTTTCGGTTGTCCCTACGAGGGCACCGTCCCGGTTGAACAGGTGATGCGCGTCGTTGATGAACTTTTGTCCATGGGCATCCACGAACTGTCTCTTGGAGATACCATCGGCGTGGCTAACCCCCGCCAGGTACAAGAGGTGTTATCCGTCATCCTTCACCGGTTTCCGGCTGAACACTTGACGATGCATTTCCATGATACACGCGGAACCGCATTGGCCAATGTGCTAGCGTCTCTGGATATGGGCATCACCCGTTTTGACGGTGCGTTGGGCGGTCTCGGCGGTTGTCCTTATGCGCCCGGGGCCTCAGGGAACCTAGCTACCGATGATTTGTTATATATGCTCGATGGCATGGGCATTCAAACGGGAATCGATGCCGCCAAACTGCTTGAAGCTGCAGCTTTCATCCAGGAGAAATTAGGAAAGCCTTTGCCCAGTCATAATTTACAGGCACGAGGGAATCTCTGTTCTGCGTGAAAGGAGTGTATGGAGAGTGACTGAGCCGGTAATTCGGACGGAAAAAACTGAAGATGGATTGGTTGTGGTTACACTGAACAGACCAGAGGCGGCGAATGCGTTATCTTTACAATTACTGCAAGAATTGAATGAAACGCTGCGGGAGATTCAATTTGATCGTTCGGTCCGCGTTGTGGTGATCACCGGCGCGGGAACCCGCTCCTTCTGTTCGGGAGCCGATCTGAAGGAACGAGCGGGGATGGATCCGGTGCAAGTGAGAAAAACCGTTTCTCTTATCCGTGAGACGATCAATGCGGTTGAGCGTTTGCCGCAACCGGTGATCGCTGCAATCAATGGTGTTGCCTTCGGGGGCGGAACGGAGTTGGCGCTTGCCTGCGATATCCGCATTGTCGCCGATACAGCCAAACTCGGTCTGACGGAAACGTCGCTCGCCATCATTCCGGGAGCGGGAGGAACACAACGTCTGCCACGTTTGATCGGTTTAGGAAAAGCGAAAGAATTAATCTTCACCGCCCGGCGTATCGATGCGGAAGAAGCTCTCAACATCGGGTTGGTGGAACATGTGGTGCCGGCCGACCAACTGATGGATCGGGTGAAAGAAATCGCGCGTGAAATCGCGAAAAACGGACCTATCGCTGTGACACAAGCCAAGTTTGCGATTAATAAAGGGTTCGATGTCGATCTTCAAACCGGGTTGGAGATCGAACGTGCAGCGTACGAAGTAACGATCCCGACCAAAGACCGTCTGGAAGGGCTGCAGGCTTTCAAAGAGAAACGGCCACCTGTGTATACAGGTGAGTAAGACAGCCACTCAATCACTAATTTTCATAATAGCCACTCATGCCGCATACGGCGGCGCCATCAGAAGATGAAAAGTGTCTTTGGGTGGGCGTAATGCTTTGCGTGAGACAGCGACTTTGGAGATCGTCTCGCTTCCTTTCGGATGTAAAAGGGTATATGCATTGCGCGTAATAGCGACTTTGAAGGTCGTCTCGCAACATATGATTATGATTCCATGCGAGACGACCTTCACGGAGCATAAGCGCAATGCATATACCCGCTGAAACGATCTCCACGGAGCACGAACGCAAAGCATACGCCCGCCAAACTACACATTTTTCAAGATAGATATAGAAGGAGGTAAGTCCTTTGTCACTGGGGAAAATTCTGGAGGAACGAGTAGATCGAATTAAACGCGGGGGTGCCGCTAAATATCATGAGAAGAACAAAGAACAAGGAAAACTGTTTGTACGCGATCGGCTGAAGCTTTTGCTCGATCCAGGTTTTGAACTGGAGGATGGCTTATTCGCAAACAACCTGGCCGAAGATTTGCCTGCGGACGGTGTTGTTACGGTGATCGGCAAAATTGGGGGACGCACCGTTTGTGTCATGGCGAACGACTCGACCGTCAAAGCTGGATCCTGGGGCTCTCGAACGGTAGAAAAAATCATCCGTATTCAAGAAACAGCAGAAAAGTTACGCGTGCCTTTGTTATACCTGGTGGATTCGGCGGGGGCACGGATCACCGACCAAGTGGAAATGTTCCCAGGGCGTCGCGGTGCTGGGCGCATCTTCTATAACCAGGTGAAACTATCTGGCAAAATTCCGCAAGTCTGCATTTTATTCGGTCCGTCCGCGGCCGGAGGTGCTTATATTCCCGCTTTCTGCGATATCGTGATTATGGTGAATAAAAACGCATCCATGTATTTAGGTTCTCCCCGCATGGCTGAGATGGTCATTGGCGAGAAGGTCACGCTTGAAGAAATGGGCGGTGCTCGAATGCATTGCTCCGTTTCCGGATGCGGGGATGTTCTGGCGGCAAACGAAGAAGAAGCGATCGCCCTCGCGCGCCAATATCTCTCCTATTTTCCGTCGAATTACGCGGAGAAACCGCCCATGCATGAGTCTGTAGACGCGAAATCGTTTGAAAAAACGATCGAACAGATCATTCCGGTAAACCAAAACACACCGTTCAATATGTACGATCTGATTCAGCGTATTATTGATGAAGGTTCCTTTTTTGAGATCAAGAAGTTATTCGCCTCAGAACTGATCACTGGTCTAGCCCGATTGAACGGTCGACCTGTCGGGATCATCGCGAATCAGCCACGCGTGAAAGGCGGGGTCTTGTTCCATGACAGTGCCGACAAAGCTGCCCGGTTTATTACATTATGTGATGCATTCCACATCCCGTTATTATTCCTTGCGGATGTTCCGGGATTTATGATCGGTACCAAAGTCGAGCGTGCGGGAATCATTCGACATGGCGCCAAAATGATTTCTGCGATGTCTGAGGCGTCAGTGCCGAAGATTTCAGTCATTGTACGCAAAGCGTATGGTGCAGGATTGTACGCGATGGCTGGTCCTGCTTTCGAGCCCGATTGTTGTCTCGCGTTGCCGACCGCACAGATTGCCGTAATGGGACCGGAAGCTGCCGTCAATGCGGTCTACGCGAACAAAATCGCGGAACTGCCGGAAGAAGAACGCGCGGCGTTCGTTGAACAGAAGAGAGAAGAATACAAGAAAGATATCGATATATACAGACTTGCATCAGAAATGGTGATCGACGGGATCATTCAACCGAATGCACTGCGCGATGAACTGATCAAGCGCTTCGATGCCTATTCTTCCAAATATATGGTATTCTCGGAACGGAAACATCCGGTTTATCCAGTATAGTATCTGGGTTACTTCGTGTCTTGTAAGAGCTGTATCGATAGCAGAATAGGAATATGAATCGAGAGGGGTAGGTGATTCCTGCCCCTGTTTTATTATTCACGGGGTGTTTTTTAAAATTGACTACATGATATTTCGAGCGCCAGTATAACAGGTATAATCGGTTATAAACGTATTATGAATGATACGAAAGGAATTTCTGCTACACGTGACTTCACTTTAGATCGCACGTAATTCCGTATGATTGATGATTCCATCGTCATAGTTTTTTCGATCATACTGGCTTGATAAGGAGGGAACATATGGCGGGCCCTTCAGGTTGCGGGCAATTGTTGGGAGTAGCAGGTACGATGGGCTTGTTGGGAGCCGGGATGTATTCGTTTGCCATTGAACGATTCTGGCTGGATATTCGTCAAGTGCGCATTACACTTTCGCGTCTGCCCCGTTCTTTCGCAGGCTTGCGGATCGTTCTATTGAGTGATATCCATTTGGGTTTTTATTACTTCGCAAAAAACTTCTCACGTGTTGTCGACGAAATCAACGGGCTCAGTCCGGATGTGATCTGTTTCACTGGTGATTTGATCGATTCGGACACTTGTTTGGGATCTCTCGAACCGGCCATTCCGGTCTTCTCACGCTTGCAAGCAACACTTGGAAAATTCGCCGTATTGGGTAATCACGATTATCGGTCCGGAGTCGAACATGTGATCCGGGGTTTGAAGAGTGGAGGCTTTCAGGTTCTCCAAAATCAACATGCCGTAGTGAAAAAAGCAAACGAACGCATATACCTGATCGGGCTTGATGATGTGCTGGAAGGAAATCCGAATCTCCTAACGGCGATGAAAGGGATCCCGGAAAACGCTTGTAACATCCTGCTCGTCCATGAACCGGACTATGCGTGCTACACCAGACAATTCCCGATCGATTTGCAACTTTCTGGTCACAGTCATGGCGGTCAAGCCCGAGTTCCTTTCATTTGGCCATTCTTTACTTCAAGAATGGGCAAAAAATACGTTTCCGGTTTGTACAAAACCGGGAAATTACGGGTCTATACCAATAGGGGATTAGGTACAACCACGCTTCCGTTTCGGTTTCTGTGTCGGCCGGAGATTACAGTGATCACGCTTGAAAGGTAAAATCAGAGATATATAAGGATGTGGTGACGATGAATGTACTACTGATCGGGGCAGGGGCTTTGGGAAAATTGATAGCGGCGCAGTTAGCCAGGTCGGGCACGAAGATACAAGTTCTCGTTCGCCGCGAAGAGCAGATGAAGGCGATCCGTGAACGAGGAGTTTGCGTGAACCATAATAACACTACATATACACAAAAGCTTGAAGTGTTTACTGAAATAAGCGATTTAACACCTGATGTAGTCATACTAACGGTGAAGAGCTATCAGACAGAGGAAGCGGCTAAACAAATCACCCGTCTGTGTAATTCCCCGACTGTACTGTCTTTGCAAAACGGTTTGGGCAATGAGATTCCGCTCGCAAAGTATTGTTCGAAGGATCGAATCATGCTCGGTGTGTGTACACATGGAGTCACCGCATTGTCTGACACGACAGTGGCGTGGAACGGAGTGGGGGAGATTCTCATCGGCTCTAAACGACACACATTGGCTCCAAGTGTTGAACGTCTTGTACGACTTTTAAGCGCAGCGGGTCTCCATGCACGATGTTCTCAACATATAGAAGAAGATGTTTGGCGGAAAGTGTTGGTGAACTGCGCGATCAACCCATTAACGGCGGTCACTCGTTTGAAAAACGGAGATCTGCTTGAGAGGGAAGATCTTCTACGGATAATGCGTGATGTCGTCGACGAGGCAGTCCGAATCGCAGAAGCCAAAGGTATCAAAGTTGGGGAAATCTGGCCCCGTGTACTCGATGTTTGTCGTAAAACGGCCGAGAATCGCTCTTCCATGCTTCAGGATCTGGAAGCTAATCGCCCGACGGAGATCGATGCCCTCAATGGAGCCATTGTAAAATTGGCGGAAGAGATGAGTTATCCCGTTCCCGTCAATCGCACGCTCGTGTCGCTTGTTCGTACTCTTTCGTCGAAAGAAGTAATCTGAGACTGTAAACGGTCGAAATAAGTAAATAAAAAACTCTTACATCCTGTCAGTCAATCGGCAGGATTTTTTTATTGGGAACAGAAATGGTATAACTGTGGTGGAAAGTGGTGTGAAGTGGGGGGATTTCCCTCAAGGTGGGTGACAAGTGGTGTTCATGGGGGAATATCAACACAATATCGATGATAAAGGGCGTTTAACCATCCCGGCAAAATTCCGGGAAGAGCTTGGCGCTTCCTTTGTCATCACACGAGGCCTTGATAACTGCTTGTTCGTATACCCACGATCTGAATGGGAGATCCTAGAAGCCAAATTGAAAAGCCTTCCATTTACGCGTTCAGATGCGCGTGCATTCGTCCGCTTCTTTTTCTCCGGTGCCACCGAATCGGACCTCGATAAACAAGGTCGTGTGCTCATCCCGCCCACCTTGCGCGAATACGCAAAACTTGTGCGTGATTGCGTGGTGATCGGAGTTTCGAACCGTGTGGAGATCTGGAGTAAAGAAACATGGGAAGCTTATAGTGCCAAAGCGGCCGAATCGTTTGCAGAAATTGCGGAGAACATCGTTGATTTTGATTTGTAGGGGATGAAGTTATGTCAGACTTTCACCACATCTCTGTTTTTGGCGTAGAAGCGGTCGATGCGTTACAGCCAATATCAGGCGGTATTTACGTGGATTGCACATTGGGAGGCGCCGGCCATAGTGAGCGGATCTTGGCACAAAGCGCTCCGGAAGGACTGTTAATTGGAATCGATCAGGATCCCAAAGCGATCGCTCACGCGAGAGAGGTTTTACAACCGTTCGAAGGACGCTACACGCTGATTCATTCGAATTTCCGCCATTTGCGCCGTATCGTTCAAATTGATTTAGGGATGTCTCATGTTGATGGGGTACTCTTCGATTTGGGCGTTTCTTCTCCCCAATTAGATGAAGGGGAAAGAGGCTTTAGTTATAAGCAAGACGCTCCTTTGGATATGCGTATGGATCCCGCGCAATCATTTTCTGCGTATGATCTTCTCAATACATGGAGTGAAGAAGAGATCGCGAGAATCATTTGGGAATACGGGGAGGAGCGTTTTGCAAGACGGATCGCTTCTTTCATCGTAAAGGAGCGCAACCTTGGTCCGGTCGAGACGACGGGACAGCTTGTCGATATTATCAAAGCGGCCATTCCAGCGGCGGCACGAAGGGAAGGGCCACATCCGGCCAAACGTACCTTCCAGGCGATCCGTATCGCCGTGAACGATGAGTTGAACGCTTTTGCTGAAGCCGTTCGCGATGCTGTGGAGATTCTGAAACCCGGGGGAAGAGTCGCAGTGATCACCTTCCATTCTTTAGAGGATCGCATAGCGAAGCAATCGTTCCAGGAATTGGCGAAAGATTGTATCTGTCCGCCGGAACTTCCGATCTGTCAATGTAACCATCGCGCGAAGGTTCGCTTGATCACCCGGAAACCTATTTCACCGTCCGGGGAAGAGTTGGCGAGAAACCCGCGGGCAAGATCGGCGAAATTGCGCATTGCAGAGAAGATCTGAAATACGACCCAACACTACAGGGAGAGGAGAGTCGCCATATGCTCGCAACCAAACCGAATACGAGGGAAAACACGGCTCGTCATCTATCTACTTATCCAGCAACGCTGGAAACGAACGTGCGTGCTCGTAACGCATCTTTGAACAAGAAAAGTAAGGAAAAATTAAAATGGATCGGTACCGTTCTCTTTTGCACAGCCATTGCTTCCGGCCTAATTTATCGTTACGCGTTAATTGCGCAAGCCAATCTGCAGGTGGAAAACTTGAAACAACAAGTGATGGACAAACAGGACGAAGTGGCCAAGATGACGAAAAACATACAAGATTTGGAACGTCCAGCGCGAATCATCGAGATTGCGAAAGATAAGTTGGGAATGGTATTTGTAAACAGTCCCACTGCGCAAGGGGGGCAGAGTGGGGATAGTCAATGAATTCAATTACGAACAGACGCACCGGTAAATTGCGGTTT contains the following coding sequences:
- the ymfI gene encoding elongation factor P 5-aminopentanone reductase; the encoded protein is MSRNLVHNLRPLDGQVAIVTGGSRGIGKAICLALAQSGAHVAVNYLRSQEAAEQVAKHCKQYGVQALAAQADVTKSQDVKQLIQTTCLYLGKPSILVNNAGISSTRLLIDTSEEEWDAIIDTNLKAAYLCAKEVIPHMLHNHYGRIINISSIWGIAGGSCEVAYSASKGGLIAFTKALAKEVGPSGITVNAVAPGAIDTDMISHLREEEREALVEETAVGRLGTPADIASVVRFLAEPSSSFLTGQVISPNGGFLT
- a CDS encoding acetyl-CoA carboxylase biotin carboxylase subunit translates to MFKKILIANRGEIAVRIMRTCMSLGVQTVGIYSEADKDSPHVAMANEAYLIGGPRVNESYLNIEKIVEVAKTAGVDAIHPGYGLLSENASFAKRCQEEGITFIGPSPEVIAKMGSKIESRKVMEEIGVPVVPGITHPLSDVEEAVQVAESFGYPVMLKASAGGGGIGMQLVHDEEELRKVFAGNQKRATDFFGDGAMYIEKAIVNPRHIEIQVLADQHGNAVYLWERECSIQRRNQKVVEEAPSPFVDDELRRRMGEAAMKAVHALHYTSAGTIEFLVDENKNFYFLEMNTRLQVEHPVTEEITGMDLVEQMVRIACGESLGFTQEDVKREGHAIEVRIYAEDPKTFFPSPGTITKLVLPQGEGIRHELAVSERSVVSPFYDPMIAKCIVKGRDRKEAIEKLQEALAAYEVEGIKTNIPMLREVAAHPAFLNGDTTTQFVTQHVTGKK
- a CDS encoding acetyl-CoA carboxylase biotin carboxyl carrier protein subunit, whose product is MSQITASMAGNVWKVLVQVGESVEEGQDVVILESMKMEIPIAAETSGIVKEVKTAEGDFVNEGDVLIELE
- a CDS encoding hydroxymethylglutaryl-CoA lyase encodes the protein MKWPEKVVVREVGPRDGLQNEKKFIATADKIDWINLLSETGLTHIEITSFVNPKWIPPLSDAFEVAQGIKRVPGVIYSALVPNRKGLERALEADLDEIAVFMSASETHNRKNINKDIASTFPVLREVVEEALRAGKRVLGYVSTVFGCPYEGTVPVEQVMRVVDELLSMGIHELSLGDTIGVANPRQVQEVLSVILHRFPAEHLTMHFHDTRGTALANVLASLDMGITRFDGALGGLGGCPYAPGASGNLATDDLLYMLDGMGIQTGIDAAKLLEAAAFIQEKLGKPLPSHNLQARGNLCSA
- a CDS encoding copper transporter gives rise to the protein MYGFRYHLVTVVSFFMALGIGLLLGGSIGQDVFSKQQAQLFSKLEEKYATVKVENSRLSKKAEELAKREKEVESALAQIGSHSVEERLQGKKIVLINLNHSNIDFLVQILHTAGAEIQGTISVKDPSVFTPGSSSKEFVQAFAIDDNPRNVQVFAQAAETLANELCGETDGHWIENMVSHGWLERFGTFGTSPDAVIVVGGATQETQGRVRAFDIPLIQTLCRKGVKIIGVERGDAPVSTLDSYAEQGISTVDSVNETIGGVALVDVINGAKGHFGARRTAETLLPDVSQKREALR
- a CDS encoding pyridoxamine 5'-phosphate oxidase family protein, whose product is MTVERGAARMAENVRPELHEELFNHLQGEKIVLLATIDHETGAPNVTAISWLVATDPRTLRFAIDPRSRVVQNINKENRVTVAVLGAGSAFAISGRAFVEEEKMEGVSLKMVRAEISIEEVREVMFYGGKLTVEPAYEKTYDPKLAEKFDSEVYTALRKA
- a CDS encoding glycosyltransferase family 2 protein, which gives rise to MRVSVLIPAFNEGDRIGPTIRAARAVDEVSEIIVVDDGSADDTEKQARKAGARVIRHSRNYGKGAALYSAIGASTGDVLVFLDADVGEHATEIVKLITPIAQGRADMTIAKFPASDVKSGWGWVKGLAKKGIFHLASLEVEAPLSGQRALRREVLSVLGSLSSGYGVEVGMTIDAAKGGYRILEVPVEMKHRDYGRNWRGVLHRGRQFLHVAIALAERWALR